In Silene latifolia isolate original U9 population chromosome X, ASM4854445v1, whole genome shotgun sequence, the following proteins share a genomic window:
- the LOC141616886 gene encoding uncharacterized protein LOC141616886 — translation MLFTEDSVNKILAIPLSETQCEDKVFWPHTGSGVYSVKSGYGIEFERFFDQIGTERDKVRISEQGRLFCKTKLWRLPGLNTWKIFLWKIISNSLPVGEEFERRGLAWDQQCVLCTGEIPEMESLEHLFRDCEVSARLWAGSPLGIRSDNIRSLKLGDWVINWIKYLERSDRDGLSVLRFVAMLSAIWNMRNNIRFRGERLPPSIFYRCWESTVSLTKSACSKKEENKLNASWDVEGNEGRSVEFKAIKEGQPVYLVNSGNGCHMKRIMVDVGWDISRLASFGWCFQNEEGVIEYEGKAKGRAENPLQAETKGFKMALEWARMKGILHLEISSDCLQLVNQLAGLGSVHHYIGSFVEEIMELSSSFHCLCVSFIPRDLNCRAHKLAEEARTM, via the coding sequence ATGCTTTTCACGGAGGATAGTGTAAATAAGATCCTGGCCATCCCGCTTAGCGAAACACAATGCGAAGACAAAGTGTTCTGGCCGCATACTGGGTCGGGGGTCTATTCGGTCAAGAGTGGTTAtggaattgaatttgaaagatttTTTGACCAAATTGGAACAGAAAGGGACAAAGTTAGAATCAGTGAACAAGGGAGGCTTTTTTGTAAAACCAAACTATGGAGGTTACCAGGTCTGAACACTTGGAAAATCTTTTTATGGAAGATCATTTCTAATTCTTTGCCTGTTGGTGAAGAATTCGAGAGACGTGGTTTAGCATGGGATCAGCAATGTGTCTTATGCACAGGGGAGATACCAGAGATGGAATCGTTGGAGCACCTGTTTAGAGATTGTGAGGTTAGTGCGCGTTTGTGGGCCGGATCACCACTTGGCATTCGATCGGATAACATCAGATCTCTTAAGTTGGGGGATTGGGTGATAAATTGGATAAAATATTTGGAACGTAGTGATAGAGATGGGCTGAGCGTTCTACGTTTTGTGGCGATGCTTTCTGCTATTTGGAATATGCGTAACAATATTCGGTTTCGGGGCGAGAGGCTTCCGCCTTCTATCTTCTACAGATGCTGGGAATCCACGGTAAGTTTAACAAAAAGTGCCTGTAGtaaaaaggaagaaaataagTTAAATGCCAGTTGGGATGTTGAAGGAAATGAGGGAAGAAGTGTAGAGTTTAAGGCGATTAAGGAGGGTCAGCCCGTCTATCTGGTAAATAGTGGGAATGGGTGTCATATGAAGCGGATTATGGTTGATGTTGGTTGGGACATTTCGAGGTTGGCTTCGTTTGGATGGTGTTTCCAAAATGAGGAAGGGGTTATTGAGTATGAAGGCAAGGCAAAAGGGAGGGCGGAAAACCCCTTACAAGCCGAAACGAAGGGGTTTAAAATGGCTCTGGAGTGGGCTCGGATGAAAGGAATTCTACACCTGGAGATATCTTCGGACTGCCTTCAACTGGTGAATCAACTTGCAGGTTTAGGGAGTGTGCATCACTATATTGGAAGCTTTGTGGAGGAAATTATGGAGCTATCATCGTCTTTTCATTGCTTATGTGTTAGTTTTATACCTAGGGATCTGAATTGCAGGGCACACAAGCTTGCGGAGGAAGCTAGGACGATGTAG